The Podospora pseudoanserina strain CBS 124.78 chromosome 7 map unlocalized CBS124.78p_7, whole genome shotgun sequence region ATTTACGAACGTCAAAACACAAGATTCAGCAGCGTTTACAAACGCCATCTCCGATCAAAGCTCGGATCGAGTTGGGATGATATGTTTCTGGATATGTTTGACCATACAAAATCCCAAAATTTAGCAATGAGACTTGTTAAACAACCAGCCATTTCCCCCCAGGGCACACACTGCATAACACATAAAAACTTCACAGATCGAGCACAAAGACTTCCCAAATATTCAAGGATATAAAATCTTCACAAATGGGAGAACAAAGTCTTTACAAATAGAGCATAAACTCGCTCATAATTAGGTACCAGACTACCACTTTCTAGTTGTTTGTACAATATATCCTCAATCCCTATGCCCATCCCACATATTTTCCGCTtgcctccctccttcccagtGGTATCATTATGTATATTCTGTATGCAACCTTTTGTGTGCCTTATCAACGTTCCAAGTGCACacctctttccccccttaaaacccccctcaaaccagACCATCCTGTCCATCCAGACCGGCTTTTGATGCTGAAAAATGTATTCAATCCATGATATAACCATGAATGTACGCCATGACCATGCAATGCTATGCTTTTTGCCATGCTTGTGATGACCCAACTCCCCAAATATTCCCTCCTTTTTGGtaccctcctctccaaaatccttcttctcactTCTCCAAATCAAATTCCGCGCTGAAAAATCATCAAACCGCTTCCTCCGGATGCTGTTGCCACTGTGATGATGTAGCAAACATATCCATGAATCctatcctcctctctctATGTGAGATAACGGCCATATGTGGGAAAATGCCAACTGAACGTCAAAAAACTGGGAGATCTCTCCATTTCGCCATGATTTGGTGGGGTGATCTATGCCTCTCAGGACTGTATGACCCGAGGGCGACGGCTCCTCAAGCCATATGAGTGGGCCGGTTCCATCGACGTAGGAGCAACAGGCGAGGCCTGTCCTGGGGGAGTAGACGGCTCCCTACGAGACCGCAGAAGCAGAGAAGGTCTCAGGTGCTCAAGTATCGACCCATCCTCCGAGGAGGGAGTCTTCTCGGCCGGCACCTTAAGCTTAatcatcgtcttcttctttatTGGCTCGGCCTCTGGCTCTTCTGCTGGCTTCACCTCCGCAGAGGGAGTCTTCTTGACCGGCGACTTGAGCTTGATGATCGTTTTCTTCTTGACGGGCCCGACCTTTACCTCTTCCTCGGAAGGGGTCTTGCTTAGCTGCCGAAGTATAATCTTTGACGACGGCTTCTTATCTTCCTCCGGAGAAGGTGTCTTGCTAGACCGCCGAATTGTGGTCTTCGGTGAACGCCGTGGTTCCTCAGGAATGGTCTCCAAAGTCTGCTTGATGCGCGGCAGGGTGGAACGGAGGCTGGATTCCATGACCGACACATCTTTGCCGGCATCCTCTACCCCTGTGTTGACCTTTGATGGGCCCCTTTCGCCACGTTGTATCCCTTGGTCGATGGAGAAAACGCCTGTCATACCGGCAGGAACACCTCTCTTCGACGACTGTGAGGCGTGAACATCAGCCAGATGGGCTTCCGCGGCGGGTGTTCTCCGAGTTCTCTTGAAGGGTCTCTCTTCGTTGACAATCTCGCTGACGCGCTTGTTCGTCTTCGTCTCACCTTCAAATCGCGCCTTCTAGGCGGATTCGTCAGCGTTTGGCGGGTTAGCGTTGGTATCGCCGCGGGAGGAGCTCGGCTTGGGGCCCTTGCGGATGTTTTGGTGAGTCCATCCACGAATCTGTGTTGGACCACTTCTAGGGGGAGCTTCTACAGCAGAATAGTCCTTGATAGCCTCACGATAGTCGAACTGTACAGTACGCAGCTCTTGCCCGTTGGCCGAGTAGGTCATACGATGAGGTGGCGTCGGCGCAGGTTCTAGCTTACGGTATTTAGACGACGCTGCTGAACCGGCAGCGGAAGCAAGGGGAGGGGCCGAGGCAGAGGAGCTTCCAGGTCGAGAGTGAGATGACTGCATGGGAGGTTGAGTAGCCGCGGGAAGAATAGGGGCATGAACACCCGGCGCCGGAGCTGGTGCAATCGGTGTATGATAGGGTGGCGAAACTGGATATGCAGTCGAGGGGCTAGGAGGGCGAGGTGCGAGCTGCTGCGTGCCAGGCGGGCCAGCCATGGGTGGTGCCTGGAGAGGTCCAGGACCAGGAGCGGGCATCAGAGGCTGTAGATGGTGCTGAGGCTCCGGTACGGAATAGCCGTTATGAAAAGGACGACTAGGCCCGACTGAGTAAAAGGCGCCGCTGTTCGTCATCACTATGTTGCCGTGTTGAGGAACTGGACTATGCTGCTCAGGAGGGGGCGGACTGTCGTTCAATAGGCTGCGCATAGGACGTAAGGCTGGTAAGCCTACACCTTGCCCTTGGGGTGCAAACGGTGTCCTACCGCCAGAAAGTTGGCTAGCCGGGTAGTCTTGTGGcggggcaggtggtggagggtaTACCGGCGACTGGGGATTCAGTGCCGTACGGAGAAAATCTCCTCTGGCCGGCTCACTGGCATAGTGACCGGGCATACTCAGCCCATGATAGCCCTCAGACATCGGTGGACCATGGTACTCCTCGGGCGGCGGAGGATACTCACTGGGCTGGTAGTCAACGTGCGAACCATACTGGCGATGGTCGCGTGCCAGACCATCGACCTGCATCGGATTGTAAATCCGAGGGTCGATGTGGGCCGTTGCCTCATGTTCTCGGATCGCAATGTGTGCGAGAACATCCAGGCCAGTGGTATCCTCCGGGACCGAGGAGCTGTCGAACCCGAGCGCGTCCCGCACCGCGTCGTACGGTTTGGAAGCGGCGCTCTTCACCGTCCGagcagcttcttcctcacgCTCGCGCGCGAGGTCTCGcgcctcgtcgtcctccagAACCGCCGCAGCACGGAGCATGTCATCGGCGAACTGGCCAAAGCCAGCCGCCTGCTCCAGCGtgggctcgggctcgggctcgggcgCGGGAGTGGGTGGCGCCGGCGAGGGCTGGTACACCATGTTGGGGTCCATGCCCCtcgccgccagctcctctCGCCGCAACCCTTCAATCTCCTCCGCTGACGGAGtgatctcctccccctcaactcctTCTTGCTCACAAATATGGCTGAGCAAGGCTGAGAactttttcttcccttccaGCTTTGCCTCGAGCTTGCTGAAGGTTCGGTCGGCTTTCGCAGCTGGGATGGTCCGAGACGCGTGGATAAGCTCCCCATTTGGGGGAACCAGCACGACCGGTTTCCATGGGTCGACGACAGGTTTGGGCGACTCTTGGAgattggtggaggagggcaaaaAGATGCCGTACTTTGGGTGAAGATTGTGTTTTTTCACCTCGGCTTCAGGAAGCTCGCCAGCAGCCTCAGTGGAATCCCAAATTCCCACACGACGGTCGATGAACATGTAGTTGGAGTTGGGCTTCTGCCAATATTTGCCGCGACGAGCTTTGGTGGCGCCCTTCTCAGCAGAGTTGGTCGAATCGCGGAAACCAATATCGAGATCGTCCCACTCAAAAAGGTTTGGTACCATGATGCGGTTATTGGGGTTCTCAGCCTTGTTATTGCGGCGTACAATGAGGCGAACGCCGTACTCATCCGGGTCGAGAGCTCCGCGCGGAAGGGGCAGTTCGGGTCCGTCGGCGGGGTTGGGCTCAGCGGAAGTTCGGCGCTGCCCGCGCACCTCAGCAATGTCTCCGGCAGGCTCGGGCAGCGGCGTGGCAGCATTGGAGGCGGAATCTGGCGGGGTGGCGACAGTATCTTCGAGCGCTTCAGCTGCACCCAAAAGGCCAGCCGTGTGGCGTGGCAACTGACGCATGGCATCCTCGTCCTTGGCGGCTTGAAGGAGCTTCGAAGCTGGCTGACCGTCTGGTTGGCCATcggcttttcttttcaaagACTCCAGGGGCATGGTGGGCGGCTTGACCATAAGATCTCTAAGCTTAGTACCAGGGAAGGGgacttcaacaccatcgcGTTCCTCATGAAAGACTCCTTGGGCATCTCTCTCGGCCATTGTGATGGACTTGTAGGTGTAGCTCTCGTCACGTGGCGGAGGATACTAGTCATGGTTAGAAAAATATGAACAGAGGTGAGCGCAAGAAAGGAAACATACATCGACGGGAAGTTTGAGGTTGTATTGGTGTTCGAGACGGTCgagctgttgaagaagctcaccGAGACGCTCCTCCTGCATCTCTTCCACCTGGCGCTAAACATATCTGTCAGTGAATGCTGTGTGTATGGAAGTAAAGATGAAAACTTACGGCATATGAAGCTCTGGCTGCTTCGACCTCGCCTTCATAAACACGCTGGGCCATCTGACGGCTCATCTCGAGAATTCGATCATTCTGGCTGAGCGTGTCTTCGTATCGCTGCTTCAGGAACTTTTGAGCGACGTCGAATTCGGGTACTCTCTCAACGACACCAGGGTCTTCAAGAAGCTGATTGATCGACCTGTCGGCGATCTCTTGGGCTGCTGGCTTGACTAACTTGGAGAGCACGCCCCAGGCCTGCTTCAGCTCCTGCGCTCTCTCGTGGGCAGCTTGTACTCTGCTGTCCTCATAAAGTTTCTGACGACGACCGCGACCGGCGGGAGCTTTCGGTTGTGATGACTTGCCACCACGACCTCTGCCTCCGCGGGAGCCGCCACGACCGCGACCTCCACGAGCTCGGGTACTGGTTGGGGCGGCGCGGGTGGAAGTCGAAGGTTGCTGTGGGATGATATCAGACATGGTGTCTTCAGCCTCTAGGGCATCGGCAACAGAGGAGAAGCTATGCTGCACGTTCATGTTGTTGACGGATTTGGATGGCATCTCATGAATGACGACTTTCCGTTGTATGGGAGTCGAGGTAAAAGAAGTAGGTGtgggaaaagagagagttGGGTGAGAATTTGTAATGGGCGATGCCAGGTGTGAGCGGTGCTGCTCAATGTCCATTGCTCTCCATTCGGCAACTGTAAACAATAGCAGGTGAATACCTGAGCTCTAACCACCGGTGCTGGGTGAATATGGGAGGATGAGTCGTATATAAATGAACAATAGCAAAGGTCGTCAATCGGCGGTGCAAGTCGGTCGATGACAGACCAAAGCTTGCTCCGTGTAGATGTAAAAACCGGGAGGCCGGGGAAAAGCCAAGCAGCCGTGATGCAAAAGACGAAAAAAAACCTGTCGATGTCGAAAGATCAAAGACTTCTCCAGATGATGATTCCCTCGATCCAAGTATAAGAGGGCAGGACGAAGGTTATCCAGTGTGTCACCAGATGTAGGCAgtttggttggtttgtggCTTTTGGTCAAGCAGCTGTGGCGGGTGTGAGTGAAGAAAGGGTTGGCAGGGTCGCTCTCTTGGTGCAAACTGCTTGCAGCAGCGGCTCAGGGTAGGGTACCAGCGAGGGTCAAGTAATGACAGCGGCGCAGTGGTGACACACCAGGTAAGAGAAGGGGAAAATATAATCAGAAGAAAGCTGAGAGACAAGAGATTCTGATGCAATTGGTGCTGGTCGTCTGGAACCAGGAACGCGGCCGTGAAGTCGTGGCTGGTGTTGTCCTTCACCTGTAAAGGATGGGAATAATAGACAGTGGACCACGAAGCAGGCCTGTGCTGCATTTCCAGAGCACACTGAGCCCGCACTGTGTCCGCTGGAGGCCAAGCCAAATGGGAGTCCAGCCTTGGGTTGCTCCACCGAGGCTTAACCGACGAAACAGCCAATCACAGTGCCGCATTGACTTCCCAATCAGGAACTAGTCGCAACCGTTCACAACAGCTTACAAAAATTGGTCGTATGTCTTTGCAAACTCTCTCGATGTTAGGGGCTACAAGTGTGTAGTGAATATTCAGAGGGGTTTCTGATAGCTGCTAGCTCCGATAAGATCTGGGGACTGTCTCGTCATCAGCCCCCGGCATCGTGGCGCGGACGGGAGGAGGACTTCGACTGCAAAAATCAAATTCTGCAACGGGCCACGTTGGTGTCAGTGCTCTGACAGCTgcaacaccctcgcccgAAGATGTTTATGCGTTTCTACAGAGTGTGAATGTGGCATATGCTATAATGCCATTGGTTCAGGCACCTAGGCGGTGAAATATTGCCCAGAAACACAGTTGTACCACCTTGAACTGGCGGCCGCCCTGATCCCGAGATTGAATGAGCTGTCAATGACATTGCGGCCCAGCAGCCTGTCTGGCATCTGCACATCAACTGGTCTGCGTCGGCTCCTCTGACGCACATATCAGTCTCGGACCTCGCTTTCCTGTGAGTTCCCCGACGTCCGGGTGCCCCGTGAGTATTGGCTGCTTGCTGAATTTGAAATGGCCAAATCCCCATTGCCGGGTTCGCCGTTGAAGAGCGCGGGCCAGTGGATCCGGCTGCTTCAAGGGCGCTCCCGTCACTCGCGAGAAAGGCGACCACTTACAGATACATATGGATCTCCAAATAGATTCCAATCTGATTTATTAAGCATATCTTTCGGCCATCGATTAAACTCACGATCTACTTCGTACCTATGTCTTCCATATCTCAAGTCCTGTTGCCAGCATTTCCTCAAACCAGGGCCGGCAAAATGGACAAAGGGGTTCTGCGGAGCCCCAAAACGGGCAAACCCACTTTTCAAGCAGCTTCCGGGGCCGGCTTGGCGCTGAGCGCCCAGTGCAACCCCACTGCCGCGCGCCTGTGCGGCTGGAACCATGCCGCTTGCCTGCCGGGACccagccttttttttctgccgtccatcatctcctccgtctcccgGCAGATCGCCGAGTCGCCCCGTTACGTCCGTCCACCTCCGGCCCGATATCGACTACGACAGCTTCTGCATCCCATCCAACGACTTTTTATATCCCAAAGAAACTGAATCTCAGTTCACAATGGCTAAGAAACGCGGCCGCCTCCAAGAGGCCCTCAAATCAGCCATCTCccagcaaaaacaaaaaccatctcaacctcaaggTCCCCCCtcaaagaaacagaaaaccTCCCAAAATCgcccccagcaacaacaacaatccaATAAACCCAAGaaaaaacaccatcaaccctcccaatccgcccccatcatcccctttGCCCCAAccgacaccatcctcctcctagGCGAAGCCgacctctccttctccgcctccctatcctcccaccacaaaTGCACCGCCCtaacctccaccgtcttcgaaccttccctccccgccctccaagAAAAATACCCCCACGTCGACAAAaacatctccctcctcctatcccccccaaacgctcacccaaactccccaccaaacaacaacaaactccTCTACAACATCGACGCCACCAAACTctccctcaaatcccaaTCCTTCTCCCGCATAATCTTCAACTTTCCCCACATCGGCGGCAAGTCAAAAGATGTCAACCGACAAGTGAGAGCGAATCAGGAGATGCTGGTTGGTTTTTTCCGCCGGGCTCTACTTCATTTGGCGCCAAGGGGAAAGATTATCATCACgttgtttgagggggagcCGTATACCTTGTGGAATATCCGTGACCTGGCGCGACATGccgggttggaggtggagaggagttTCAGGTTTCAGGCGGGGGCGTACCCGGGTTATGCGCATGCTAGGacgttgggggtggtgaggaacaagaagacgggggaggtgagcgagagggcttggaagggagagaggagggagagcaggagttttgtttttgtgaggaagggggagggggagaaagcTGGACCAGGGCAGGGGAAGAATAggaagcaggagggggagatgcCTGGACAAGGgcaggggaggaaaaggaagcaggaggaggaggagagtgaggaagaggaggaggaggagtttgaggggtggggggaaagtggtgaggaggaggaggatgctgatgaggaggatgaagggtCGTCCGGTGATGAagtcgatggtgatgaaagagaagatggagatgaagccagtgatgatgagacaGCACCAAAAGAAACCCAGGGTTAAGGTCGACACGGTGGTTGTTTCACTGATCTTGAAAATCTCAAGATGGAAGGGAGAACATCTTTATTGACACTACAGAAACCATGTCGTCACTACAATCCTCCTCGCTCACCACTGCCCCGTTGCGAAgtctcccaccccaccatcccaaaaccaccctcgAGTTGAGACCTAGCAGTAATCACTGTGATCAGCACCACCATTGATGCACCCGCTAGTCTGGCAAAAGGCCTGGAAAATGATGTTTCCATCACTCTTGCAAAAGAACAAGGAGTTATTGACATGGGCAGAATCAGTCGGCTGGCCAGAGCCCTGGAGAGCCTCGATGATTTGGTCATAGTAGTTGCCTACGCGAAGGCGATATGTTAGCTGTCTCATCAGGTAATGAAGAAGCTAGGTTATGGTCACTGACCCTTGTTGAGCAGTCCGCGTCCGCAGTACATCAGGCTACCCTTGCAGTTTTTGCCAAGAGCGGCCGGGGCCATGGTGAGGGCGATAAGGGAGACGGCCGTGGTGAATTTGACCATTTTGACAGTGGTTGAAGCGGTATAAAGCGGTAGTGTTTGGTATATAGCCTAAGATGTGatggttgaggttggattgatgatgagaatACTGGAAGTTCACGGGGCGTTTTCACACGCTATTTATTCTCACCTCGAAGGATTTCGTCGCTGCGGCATTCAAGATCTGAGTTTACACTCTTGATCATATGTCGACTCAAATTCAAGTCATGTTgattggtgttggtgagctCCGCGGACCCGAGTTGAAAGTGTCAGCATTTGCAAGGGAATGAGGCTATTCCCGAGGTCGGTACTACCATCGCCTCACAGAGCTGGCGGGTAATTGAGAATCTGGGCATCAGAACATGAAATGAAGCGCAGCATATCAAATCACCCGGAGCCCAGGGTCAATATAACAAGAGGCTGAGCAATGTACTCGGCTTCAATCTGGCTTCGAACACACATGAGGCAACAAACTTTCGAGGACCGAATACATGAGTAAATCTCATTTCCCAGCTTTCTCAGAGTCCTTATTCGCTTTATTTATCTGAAAATTATGCGCCCTGCTgtgacggcgagggagatgaaggaAATCCATGGACCATCAGAAATGAGCTTTCACTTCGACCTCTCAAGTCCGTCAGGCCACTACTCTTCTTCCGTTTGTCTATTGTTACCAGGGAAAACCTCGAGTTTGCCACTCTTTTGATCGAGTCTTTCGGGTCGATATCTTTTTTGTACAATACCCAGAGGACGGACAACTCATAAATCAAGAGCAGACTTTCATCTCATTGCACATTGAGCTCTATTGTCCTCGGTTCGCTCTTTCCAAGACAAGTCAACTCGGCCTCCTGTCACATGCTTTATGCCGTGCACAGTTCTTCAAAAAGACGTCATCTCATTTAGAATTAGAGTATGTGAAACGACAGCATACCACGTTACATAACCTTTGCCATCCAGAGGCTAGCTAACATCGGCCAGCGCGATGTTTACATTTGCACAAACCATCCATACACACGCCCCCATTCATCACAGCCTGCCTCAAAAGTGCACTTTTCAAGCGAGCCGAAACAGCTCAGCCATGATCTAGGTATCAAGTACAAGTTGATACCTCCGCCTCAAAAGCCTTCAAGTCCAGTTTGTACCTGGTCATGCAGCCCCCAGACTAGCTCACATGCAAGCACCCGTTTGCTCCCTGCACCTCCTTCCACGTCCGGCTCACCGGCTTCAAAATTCCCCCGTTCTTGCGACAGGATTTGCTCAACTTCCTGTGTGTCCCCGGCTCCCATCCCCGCCTTGGCTTTGTCAAGTTTTTCTCCCTAGAGGCAAGCCACATCAAAATTCCAGCAACCAGGAAACTCTCACCCGCACTTTTCACACCATCACGTACATGAAATACGCCTCGGGATATATTTTGTCCAACCTTACTACTTCGCCAAACCAACTGGGTTTCTTCAAGAGTGGGGGTCAGGTTCGTCTGTCTCTTCAAGCTCGGTGCACAACCTTAGGTAGTTTctcctttcttcttctttccccatAACCAAAGAACCAGAGTCTGCATGCCTTCGGAATAACCTCCCTACTTACACTCAAACTTTCTGCAGCAACCGATCTCGCCCCaggcaaaaaaagaaaaagaagagaaaaactATCAGATCGTACGATGAGCCTCCCGCCTCTGCATCCCATGAAAACACACCCTCCTAACGCCGCCCGCCCCCCGTCGTATCTGTTGCTTGCCTCTTGCCTCTTGTCTCTTGCCTAGTCAGAAGATAGATCACATCTCTGAACTCATAAATAACAACTctcaccccacccccctgtGTCATAGCATGTTTCCTTCCGTCAGGCCTCGGCCGAGCCCCCGAAAAATCGGACATGCCTTACCTATCATTCAGCTTGGATGTTGAACCGGAGAAGCTCAAACCGAGGTTCCCTAGGTAAGCCCCCATCTAAACCCCCCACACAGAGAACGGTTAGGAGCAGGATGCATATGCGATCCCAGAAGATAGAGTACGCGCAATATGCAAAGGCTTTTCATCCTTATCCAGTGCTTtcatcaacttctcctcGACCCTTCcaggcacacacacacacaccacactgGAAGTGTTTTTCGGACCGAGAGAGGGGCCGAGATGCTATACTACCCTCCTATAAATATGGGTGATTCTACTTTGTTTTTTTGAGAATGTTATTCTAGGCATGTGAGTTGGTAGGTTGGTAGGCAGGGAGGGTTACAACCGATCGACATACATCTTGACGATCCACGAGCCTTCAAAACCGGGGGAAGGTGATAGCCGGGGAGAGACATGAATGTCATCTGGGAAAGTTGAGAAAAGAAGCTACCATGATGATCACCCCCAACTGGGTAATCcgaaaggaaaagaaaggatGATTCTACATACAGGCAAatcccccagcccccctTCAAACGTTGAATCACACCCCTCCTTTTCAGACCAATCCCCGTCCCTTACCCACGTCTTTGTCAAGCCTCAAGTCAATTACACCAGTGGtgaaacaccaccacaaaggAATCccacacatcatcaacaccaccaccatctttaacccccttccaccaccaccctcaccccttACCTCGTAtaacctctctctctcaaagAAACCGTAAACAAGAACGACAGGCTGTCAATAACACCGAAACCCTCCCCTACCAAGTAACTACCCAA contains the following coding sequences:
- a CDS encoding uncharacterized protein (EggNog:ENOG503NZY6; COG:S); the encoded protein is MDIEQHRSHLASPITNSHPTLSFPTPTSFTSTPIQRKVVIHEMPSKSVNNMNVQHSFSSVADALEAEDTMSDIIPQQPSTSTRAAPTSTRARGGRGRGGSRGGRGRGGKSSQPKAPAGRGRRQKLYEDSRVQAAHERAQELKQAWGVLSKLVKPAAQEIADRSINQLLEDPGVVERVPEFDVAQKFLKQRYEDTLSQNDRILEMSRQMAQRVYEGEVEAARASYARQVEEMQEERLGELLQQLDRLEHQYNLKLPVDYPPPRDESYTYKSITMAERDAQGVFHEERDGVEVPFPGTKLRDLMVKPPTMPLESLKRKADGQPDGQPASKLLQAAKDEDAMRQLPRHTAGLLGAAEALEDTVATPPDSASNAATPLPEPAGDIAEVRGQRRTSAEPNPADGPELPLPRGALDPDEYGVRLIVRRNNKAENPNNRIMVPNLFEWDDLDIGFRDSTNSAEKGATKARRGKYWQKPNSNYMFIDRRVGIWDSTEAAGELPEAEVKKHNLHPKYGIFLPSSTNLQESPKPVVDPWKPVVLVPPNGELIHASRTIPAAKADRTFSKLEAKLEGKKKFSALLSHICEQEGVEGEEITPSAEEIEGLRREELAARGMDPNMVYQPSPAPPTPAPEPEPEPTLEQAAGFGQFADDMLRAAAVLEDDEARDLAREREEEAARTVKSAASKPYDAVRDALGFDSSSVPEDTTGLDVLAHIAIREHEATAHIDPRIYNPMQVDGLARDHRQYGSHVDYQPSEYPPPPEEYHGPPMSEGYHGLSMPGHYASEPARGDFLRTALNPQSPVYPPPPAPPQDYPASQLSGGRTPFAPQGQGVGLPALRPMRSLLNDSPPPPEQHSPVPQHGNIVMTNSGAFYSVGPSRPFHNGYSVPEPQHHLQPLMPAPGPGPLQAPPMAGPPGTQQLAPRPPSPSTAYPVSPPYHTPIAPAPAPGVHAPILPAATQPPMQSSHSRPGSSSASAPPLASAAGSAASSKYRKLEPAPTPPHRMTYSANGQELRTVQFDYREAIKDYSAVEAPPRSGPTQIRGWTHQNIRKGPKPSSSRGDTNANPPNADESA
- a CDS encoding uncharacterized protein (EggNog:ENOG503P02Z; BUSCO:EOG09263W48; COG:S), which produces MPLACRDPAFFFCRPSSPPSPGRSPSRPVTSVHLRPDIDYDSFCIPSNDFLYPKETESQFTMAKKRGRLQEALKSAISQQKQKPSQPQGPPSKKQKTSQNRPQQQQQSNKPKKKHHQPSQSAPIIPFAPTDTILLLGEADLSFSASLSSHHKCTALTSTVFEPSLPALQEKYPHVDKNISLLLSPPNAHPNSPPNNNKLLYNIDATKLSLKSQSFSRIIFNFPHIGGKSKDVNRQVRANQEMLVGFFRRALLHLAPRGKIIITLFEGEPYTLWNIRDLARHAGLEVERSFRFQAGAYPGYAHARTLGVVRNKKTGEVSERAWKGERRESRSFVFVRKGEGEKAGPGQGKNRKQEGEMPGQGQGRKRKQEEEESEEEEEEEFEGWGESGEEEEDADEEDEGSSGDEVDGDEREDGDEASDDETAPKETQG
- a CDS encoding uncharacterized protein (EggNog:ENOG503PYNB), with the translated sequence MVKFTTAVSLIALTMAPAALGKNCKGSLMYCGRGLLNKGNYYDQIIEALQGSGQPTDSAHVNNSLFFCKSDGNIIFQAFCQTSGCINGGADHSDYC